The stretch of DNA CTGTGAGATCCAAAGACTCCAGCTTGGTCCCTTGGTGCGCAGCGTAGATCTCTAACAGGTTGTCAAAGTTGGTGGTGAGGACCAGGGCACCGCTCTCCATCAACTGCAGCACAGAGCGGAGGAGATGCTTCCCAGCATTCTCCATCTTACACTCCAGGTCATCAAACACCTCGTAGAGGCAGTCTTTAAAAAAGGTGGAGCGTACATTTCCTGTCCGCTACAGAGAATGCAAGAggtgaaaagaaagaaatatgagatgtttggaaaaacaaaacaacttcaGGAGTATTTAAATAACTCTTTTGTGATTGTACAGCAATGTTACAGAGTGAACCATAACATGCTTCTAGAATGGAATAAACACATTATCTTCTTTGAGAACATTGGAATGTGCTCTATGGAACACATAAAAGGAAATTAAGTacttaattcatacatttaagctAAAATTGTAGCCAATTAAATTAGATTGATTTTTACTTGTTCTGTGGTGGTTTGCCCGTGCGAACTTCAACCCTGATAATAGGAATCTCATAAGAAATAGAAGTACTTCAGTCATTACGGTGACTTACATTTCAGTCAGTAAAGTGTTCATTAGACACCGTACATGATTTAATTTCAAACACTGTGAAGTATGTGAGAGATTGTGGAGAGAGCACTGAGAATAGAGTAGTTCTGACAGCAGTGCCCTTGTCCTGGTCAGACTCAATCTCATTACACTGAGCTGAATTCATTCTCTGAGCTTGGCCGAGGCACATGGaaaaccagagagagagaggctgctATGAATAGCTTGCAGAATCCACTTTCTCAGGAAGAGGCTAATTATCAGCACCTCCACACCTGCTGAGAACTAATGCCTCTGATCTTAGAGGTGTAGGTGTCTTTCAACTGTTTACACCTGTTATTAACATTCGTCTCGGGCATCGGATCACATGTGGTCAGCGCTAAATACAGATGTAAATAGGGCTGCCCTTGAccaaagatttttctagtcggtCAAGTAGTCTTTCATTTAAgcgattagttgactaatcgcacttttatattaataagccatataaatcataataatgatcctttaattgcctatatatataatacatagcctaatcagctcTCAAGCgcacataaagcttgccacaacGCAGCGGCAaatgtaatgattatgaatgtgtcatgaaaaaacagaaaagagactgtttaaacattttaataatttattgataatgttttctgtgttttcggGCGCAGAGATTAAGTCGACGATGTTGAATCATCATCTCCGCAGTATGCAtatttcatatggattacataatctgagaatatttgttttccacttGAATTGgttgacatttcaagctttctatagatatatttctcttGTCTGTGAGGCAAATATACATTGAGTTTTGGTTTATCTTTTGACACGATCAAGTTCATAGAGACCGAGACAGCAGAAAgcacatcctgtttgttttctttattttacaaaggcacaaactttttttctgcGGCTAACCAGCTAATAAAATTTTTGGTTGACCAAGCCTAAAGATTAGTcaactattagggggcagccctagatGTAAACCACTCAAACGAGATTTACAGAGCTCCAGGCAATATAAATGGACATGTTATGAGTAAAAAATTTGCATGTAATGTCTTTTTACATCTGTGTTCTGTGAATTGTTGTGTTGACAATAAAAAGTTTCAGtggaaaaaatgaatgaaaatgttgaTGACACTTGCAAAAGGAGGGCAGATGTACACACATGACAGGATGActgaaagtgttttaaaaatgtaaaacgcaagtttatttttatgttgcactttaaaaaaaatagcagctgctttttttctttgtttgtttttacatgaCATTAGTCAGTGTACGTcagcctcattttcattcctgtcaatacttaataattattgacaggaatgaaaatgaggctgACGTATAAAAGTACAGTGTTCAATGTATTGTACTCTTGTTTAACAATATACAGACTGCTCATCTGATGAAACATCTTTCCAAAAATGTTTCAGCAgacaaaaacagttttgaaagttgtgagtttttaaaattacatgTGATCTAGGATAGAGCACATGCCTTTATAAAGACTGCACTgtaagtctatccctcacagccttgtttGATCCATGTAAAATTCAATATGTTGTCTGACTAAGgtctattgatttttttttttttttttttgtctggagcccTGATTTGGGTACCCAATGAAAACTAACAGCATTGAGCAACAAGCACTGAGAAATCAGATGAACACTAAATAATATTTGGAAGGTTTCTGACTTTTTTGTGCTTATCAACACGCAGTAAGTAACTCAATAGCTTTGATTTCTGaatcaaaaaatcagtttgaatgtctcagGTATGACTTTCATGCTCAAACAtgtgaatgtttattttaactgGCATCCTCCGACTTGCAGCGAACATTACAAAGCAATGCGTAACTACAGCTGAATGGATTATTGTCTAGCCGTGGCATGTTGTCCTGGAGGTGTGAATCCTGGATGCATGTTCAGATTAGCCTCATTTTTTGCGCCGATCTCCAACGGGTCATTTGATCGACTGGGGTCTGCTCTGTTCTGTTCACATAAGGCTCAAAATTCACACAATTAGGTTAAACCATTAAAAAGACCTTTGGAGATATGAGACCTTACAGGTAGGGTAGGCAGTGTTTCAGGGccaaaaaatgttcgtccaaaacaacaagcttttgCTGCATTTACGCCATGTCGTAATCATAATTACAAGATGACAACCCGTAGCGTTCTACCCGGAGCTATTCACGTCCTCAAACTCAGATTTATgctttctatggcaacactatcaacgccaaAATGAAACTGCAGCAGTCCAGTGGTACAAGtcagagctctgtaagttgtttacatttattattattgtaattataatGATATGttctttgagacatgaggtaatgcAATGGCGTCTCTCGTGacactttgcagactctgctgtgtacattcatctgttttggaggaggcgtggctttggagacgctctgaagggagggttgGATCTTAtgttttcaaagctagcttgccaTTTCTAGCCTCTCCGAAACTGCCTTTAACTCCAGAGCATTGCAACTAACAATAACAAACACTGAGCTTGGAAATTCACTGGGATGGTGACAGACTGCAGGCTGATGTTTTTCTAGGAGAGTTGTTTTGTTGATGTGGATTGTTCAGCTCCAACCATTCCAGGCAATGAAACATCAGCAGTGGTGCTGAAATTCATTACCTAACCCCCTTTCACAGGCATAATGCCATCTAAATCCTCTAGCGACACTGGTGGGTTTTGGATGCAATTGATACAGGGGCTTGACAATGAAAAACAGGGATAAATCACTGAACACTGTTTTGACAGAGTGTCAAAAACAACACAGGTGGCACGTGGCTCTACGCCTCATTCTGGCCGAAAAGAAAGGAACAGACTAATGGTGGACAAACTCAAAGTTGTGCTCTTCCAACATTTTCACTGACCCCaccaaagaaaataaaaatccccCAGATGAAATTTtaagtgtttctttacaaatttACAACCAATTTATGGTATAAGTCATAAAATCTAGGGCTGGGTGGACAATATAAATTAATCAATTTTAATCaatcttcattttgatgaactgatattgattcttaaatcccaagatcTATGCTAGTGCACCTGCCATCCAATAATCGTAATAATCTTGGTACTTCGTTacttttgaataaaaaattattatcaagaaattgaaacaaaaaaataatttttttgcgccatttaatgtggcgtgaccgATCACTGTAGCCGCATCTTCtgctttactactagttatagcacaAAATAATCATGCATAAACATTAGAGGGTATATTAAAAgaaacagtacaacttactgaaatgtatcatgtctaatgtaatcgctcaatcagacTTTCACCCGTGGGAATacttctggaagctcaaacatgctgcgtaacacaccagaatgaacctcttcggttacgcagcacgtttcagcttctggaagaggtttgttcttgagcttctgcttatgttcgctgatcgagtaaaagcctaaattaaatctgttcatcaaacaaagcgatcgagtctcttcagaaaatttggactaaaccgctcgattcatatggattagttttccgatctctttataaactttttgaagctttaaagtggtagttgcaaaggcagtctatggagggacagacatctctcagatttcatcaaaaagatcttcatttgtgtttcgaagatgaacgaaagtcttagaacaacatgagtgtgagtaattaatgacagaattttcattttggggtgaactaaccctttaaggaaaaGATTAAGTaagaaaaatgataaaaaaaaatggtttgctCTTACCGGTGAAAGTTTCTGAATAAGGTCATGAGCAACGTGTACTAGGTTCTTGTCCTCTTGCAGACTTTTCTGGAAGCGGCGGCTCTCCTCCTCCTCAAGCAGATCAAAGTCATTGGCAGCATCTAGCAGCGCCTGGATCAGACCTTTCCAGGAGCGCAGCGCGGGCACCTGAGGAGCTACAGCTGAACTCACCCCTGTGCCGATCACCAGCACCAGCTCAGGGGCACGCTTGGTCTTCAGGCTGGGCAGCAACTTCCTATAGTCAGCAGAGGTGGAGAAAATGTAATCAGTTCAGAGGAAACATGCATATGGATGAAACTACGCTGCAGAGCTGTATGCAAATTCACTTCAAAAATAGGACCTGAAGTAAAAGGAGGACCTTAACTTTCAGAAAAACATCACCTCATGAgccattttattttctattcattatCTCTATTATGTTTGCGATTATTACAAACTGTTGGACATATCACAATACATGTTAAAAACAATCGTTTTGTGCGATTGTTAGTTtttaacaataaacattaaagtcagcatgaaattaaaattctccCTCTATTTTGTAAATTCACGTTATAGGTTGCAAATGTTGTCCTACGTTCAGCTGTCACTCAGAAAGGAACTATTTACTTGGGACCAAATGTGGGTTTGCTGTTACTGATAAACTTATATTTCccataaaataaagaaaaacatttgttaaatcATTTTTACTTGCGTAACTGGGCTGAAATTTTGAGCTCGATGAATGCAGTCAACAGTGTAAAAATggaaatgaaactgaaattagATTATTTCCTTGTTACCTCTTTGGTGTCACAACTCATGCATTAATAtggttattattaattattaatattaaaaatacagtcgttcattgttcatgttagttcacagtgcattaacaaatacaacttttgattttaaaaatgcattagtaaatgctgaaattaaaataaactaagattaataattgctttagaagtattgttcattcttagttacTGTTAACTAAATAAGCTGACTAATGGTAACTAAtgaaatcttattgtaaagtgttaatgaatatgaaaaaaaacGTCCCGGTAAAATCATCCTTATCAGTAAGTTCTTTGGAAAATCATATTTGTCAGAACAGGTCACCAAACAGAAGCTGACTGCAATGAAGAACATTTGGCTCGCCTTGGGAATGTGCTGGCAGAAAAGCAAGAAACATCTGCTGTTTTCATACCTGGCCTTCTTAGCCACTGTGTCACCATCCTCAGAGTCAGGGGAAGGACGCTTCTCTGTCTTCACTGTAACAACAGAGGCCATTCGActcctacaaaaaaaaaacaaagatccATTTAAGTAACAAATATTGACCAACATTTTTACCACACAATTACCCCGTATATAAACCTGGTGAATTTAAGTTTCATGTTGTTATTAATTGATTTTAAGCAACATCAAGTGTTCATTTAGAAGGTTAATACaacttaattgtattaattGTCCTTGACGTAGGAGATTTATTCTCCTCTGGAAGAACAAGAGAGTATTTGCCTGCTCATGTGAGGAACAAACGTGAAGATGCTGCAGTTCTTTGTTGTGCTCACTTCACTCAGGGGCCAGCAGCTGTTAGTCAACACATATAGCTCAGTTCTTGCTCTGTTTTTTCgttatttttctttcatattCATACCAGAAAGACTCGACTGCACATGAAAAGCCTAGAAAATCAATCATAACCTACAACAACAAACTCTGGCCAAAAATCCAAGACAGCCTCTTTAAGCTAGCGAGCTAACAGGCTAGCTAcatttgtgatttatttcaGCGCGTAATAATTGAATTATTAAGttataacagattttttttttaaatatttgacacCAGAATTATGAGTACTACTAACGTAATTCTTATGATATGCCATGTTTTGGCTTGTTTGGCTTGATATACCATGTTTTGGGATGTTTTAGCTGGGACGTTTAGGTGTCTTCAACTAAGCTTTCAGTCACCTGTTGCTTTTGTTCCATATGTGACACACAGTACAGTTTTAGCATGCAGgctaaaaatacattattgtCTATGtggatattatttaatttcaaacttcaagagaaacaaaaaacaaacaaacaaacaaaaaaacatttattagaGTAACGTTACATCAGGAAAGACGAGATAACTGAAAAGGCGagacaacaacagcagcagcagcctaCTGAAACAAACAGCATATCATAAAAAGTTTCAAACACTACTTACCGAGATGAACAAAGAAAATAAGGATCCGAGTACTTAATCTAAAATTTCCCTGAAGCGTTTACTaatgataaaacaaaacactaaggACAAACTCTATTATTTATCTAACAAACGTTAAGTGTCTCTCTATATTAAATCTCAATGCCAGTAGGGTATCAGTGCCAGTCAGCCTTCAGAGTCAAAAAAGCTAAAGGCCTTGAAAAAAATCAGGTCAGCCTTTAGCGAAGTACCTGTCCAGAGTCTTGCCTCTGCGGATCCTTACGAGCTTTACATGTGTCCGCGCATCACAGCGAATGTGCGCGCCGCCGAGCGCGTGCGTGTGTCTATGGGATGTGAGTGAAGGATTAATCCGCCAGACTGCCACAGTCACTTACTTACAGGCCTCCAAAACAGGGTTATTacagttaactaaaaccataaaaaaaataaaataaataaacgtacgttacatgaaataaaataaacttttcctgaaatataaacttattttatttcagctagttgccaaggcaacatttctcatttccatttagtttaaataaaacagaaataaaaatgaaaaccataaaattaacatgaagacagaaaaaaaaattcaaaatattattaataaacactaTAATAGTGGCCTATCTCaatgataaaataactgctCCAAACTGAGTAGTCTATCAAATTAGTAGTACATTTTCAAAAGCTCTAATTAATCTTTTTGGGGGCattttagaaatattaaatgttcaGATTGAGCACTATGGGCATGATAGGCTTGTTCAAAGATTTGATGAagccttaaaatgctgtctagtaatgtttttggacacaCTCACTGATTCTATAAATGGATAATAAAATTTTTCTTTAGCATAAGTCTGCatctaaataatttttgtgaTAAATAAGTTATGGACTTTGCTGCGTGTCAGAAACAGCTTTTAAGTCATTTAGAAAAATATGGTCAAGCTATGTTTTAATGTGCagttgttacagtgtaattacacaaattagtactgagaaaaatattaattaataacataAACTTATTATAGGGCAAGGTTAATTGTTAGTTGCATAcataatttactattattaatataataaatacttttcatgtaacatgtaactacGGCACAATAAAATACAggcttacattttattttaaattgtccttgttacagtgtaatgatacatttaagtactgagtaatattaattaaagacatgtacttactatagggataaggttaggattagggtttggtttagggttatagcatgtaattatgcataatttactgttattactatacaGTAAGTATAAGTAACATGGACActgtaaataaagtgttaccatactCACAtcaactttgtgtgtgtgtgttgacacTGACAGGGTCACATAGTTGAGTAACATAGCTGACCAGACACACTATTGACtacatgaacatttattttatagcaTATCAAagtataaaatgttaaaaaagcaGCATCTTAAAGGACATAAACGTAACTTTCTACCTTGTTTCTTCAGGTGGCTGGTCAAATTCAGGGCGGTCTGCTGGAGTAATCATGTTTTCTAGCATTCGCTTTCTTTGTCTTCTTCTCTGTTGTGCTTTTCTCCATTTGTCTCTTTTGCTTTGTTTCTCACTCTCACTCAACTCTGCGATTGGTTTCACATTTCCTAGTCTTATTAGTCTGTACCATGCCTCTCTCTGCTTTTCTAAATATTGTGCCCTTCTTGAGGGATCAGCATCCCGCCGAGCCCTGTATCTTCGCTGTTTCTCTGCTGCTGACATCTGTCAATATCATGGAAATGATGCATCGTTACATAATAATGGATCATGGATGAAGATGTGAAgttgccattcaaaagtttggggtcaaataaaaaagtcattttaaattataatagttcacaatattactgtttttactgtatatttgttacagtactgtatcaaataaatgcagccttggtgagcatatgagacttctttcaaaaatattaaaaaatcttaccaaccccaaagttttgaacagtATACTGCTAATTATACTGTGTTGAACTACGACAAGTATAgttatatataaactataactCATATAAACAggcttaaacattaaaaattatagtgATTCGTGTCTGTAACTAACATGAGTAACATTCACATTACTGAGTAACATAGTTGACAGGTAACATAGTTGACATTCTCATCTTATTTGACCCACacagcattttttatatattttgtacatGTACTCTCATTATATGCACTATTATCGATGAAATATTGAAGAAAATCAGAGTCCACTCACCagtttcttttcaaaatgtctgcCACTGAAGGCAATACAATCATGTGATGCAAGTCACATGGTTTTGGGACAAACTATTGCTCAGTTACATGGGGGTGATCTACTAGTAAATTCTGATCTATTTGTAAGTTGACAACAGCAAAGTAAGATAATAATTTTGATATTAGaagaaatatattatttctatCACATACTTATTTATTGGGTACTACTGATTTGATATAAAATAATGCAGATATTATTCATATGCATGGTGCATTTTGAATGCCAGTCTgtttggaatatatatatatatataatgtttgcACTGTTGTACTGCACTGATATATAAcaacataatataacataatataatatgatataatataatttctaGCATTTGCAAACATGCAGCTCAATGGCAGATGGCTGTAAAAGAGCTCAAGTCTGTAAGTTGCTCTTTTTATAGCAGTTCAGTCTCTGTGAAAGTAGGATATGTTCCTATTCAAATGCTGCCTACCATAATAAAGTTAATGGGCTAATGGCAAGGCTTGCTCTATTTTGGACAGGTCATGATGTGCCTGCGGTTAATGAAGCGTCAAGTTTTATATAGCCTCTTGCGCAGAGACACAAGAGCATCCTTATTTTCAGTACTTTCTTCCTCTAGTGTTCTCTCTTTTCACCCACTGGCCATGTATTTGATTGCTTCTCACTGATTGCACATGAAAATCTACATAATGTTGATTAAGCAGGTACTGTAATTGTGGTTAGAGGGGTTTTGTGAGCAGACAGCACAAGGGCCCATAAAGTAAAGCCATAAGTATGACCATGAGTTTACCTTCATAAATCTGCAGTGATTACTGGGCCTGAGTAGATGCAAAAGTGATGATCTTAGAAATGCTGGTTTCATTTCTAGGGTATTTGGAGGTTACATGGTTATATTACTTTATTACAGTGTTTACTAATAGCTGATGGATGACGCCTcagattaataaatgcacaaTGGTTTGCATGCAGAACAATTGTAACACTGTACTTCAGAGAttttattacatcaaaaaaatgGTGATAAATTATGTCACCATATCCACACGGTCATTTTGTGGGTGATGCTGAAGTGATCAATCACAAACCGAAGAGAGGCCTTATAGTATGTCCAGGTCTGGTATAGCAGCAAAAATCAGGACTGCATTTCCAAGCGTCTGTTAGGATATTACTTTGGTTAAGATtgactttttcaaataaacaaacatacagcCATTCGATTCACACaaagttttttgaaaaatatttctaGCAAATATCTGATTTTCTGAACAAGATCAGTTTAACATTCAGTAAATACAGgcactcaaaaaaaattatattattcaaTCATCAATCAATGTTAACTGGACAGAGTGAAGGCACTGTGCTTGCTCCTTTTCAGCTCGAATGAAAACAGTACTTGCAAAACACATCCAAGCTCACATTTCAgtctgaaataaaaaacaaaaaaatttaaaacactctatatatatatatatatatatatatatattctcccTTTTATATCATAAGTATAATGTCATACTAGAAAAAAATCGTAAATGGTCTTAAacggcttcattttctttaaacattacagtatatgatttattcatttatttattttggttttaggATGAAATACAACCCAGACATGTTCTTGAAAGTTTTGATTTGAACTGTATTAGTCACAACATCAAGgaagaaatgtttctgaacCTCTGATATGTATTTGCTTTGATCTCTTTTCAAATCAGCTGAATCTATATAACTCAGTATAGGCTGTCTTATGGTATATTCTGAGCATGACAACACAAGAAAGACTTTGGGTATCTAGGCAGGATGGTGCACAGTGTCTCTCTCTAAACCGAGATTGAACCTTCCCTAAAGTTAGTCTTTCCGATCAGAACGTTCAGCAGAGTTGCCCTTCCCTCTCTGCACTCCTGCTGTGCCTTTTTAATGATGTCATCAAGCCGCAACTCATCCTCTCGGCCAATCAGGTAACCTTTTCCCCCGTAACCATCAGCTACTATGTGATaatctgcaaggaggaacagcATGTGATGCAACACCTCACTATGACCGATCAATACACAATATATTCCCTTGGAAAAGAGCTTgataatttgatgaaaaattgTGGTTCGTAAGATTTACTGCTGATTCGAAACATTAGCATtgacatataaataaatgcagtgaaCAACACTTTAATGATTGCACCTCACCTGTAAAGGCAAGACCACAGGCCACGTTGCTCCCCAGCATAGGCACTTGTTCTCTGGAGATCTGACTCCAGCACGCATCATTTCCCACCAGAGCGATCACTGGGGTCTGACATGAGATGACAAGGGAGTCATTACAAGTTACCAAGAGAAAAGCAGAAAGAAGCCACATTGAAGATGCTTTTTAAGGAATATTCCAGGTTAAACAAGCTAATTGACAGCATAAATGTTCACAGAATATATTCAAGTAggttaaaacaaacaaagtaGTGTTGATAGTTGTGAgcttacaatggaagtctatgagGCAAGTGAACAACATGCCACGGATTCTTTTGAAACTTGCATTTGACCTGGAATTTACACTTAACACCTTGATTTAAATGGATAGTTTCC from Ctenopharyngodon idella isolate HZGC_01 chromosome 18, HZGC01, whole genome shotgun sequence encodes:
- the fam118b gene encoding protein FAM118B isoform X2 → MASVVTVKTEKRPSPDSEDGDTVAKKARKLLPSLKTKRAPELVLVIGTGVSSAVAPQVPALRSWKGLIQALLDAANDFDLLEEEESRRFQKSLQEDKNLVHVAHDLIQKLSPRTGNVRSTFFKDCLYEVFDDLECKMENAGKHLLRSVLQLMESGALVLTTNFDNLLEIYAAHQGTKLESLDLTDEKKVLEWAQEKRRLSVLHIHGVYTNPSGIVLHPAGYQNVLRNTEVMREIQKLYETKSFVFLGCGRTVDDTTFQALFLEAVKHKSDLEHFMLVRREDVGEFKKLRDNMLDKGIKVISYGNEYSDLPEYFERLANEICNREVDRDVVTNGWGSPISQGEESQNGFTTQKNLLQDYHS
- the fam118b gene encoding protein FAM118B isoform X1; protein product: MSAAEKQRRYRARRDADPSRRAQYLEKQREAWYRLIRLGNVKPIAELSESEKQSKRDKWRKAQQRRRQRKRMLENMITPADRPEFDQPPEETRSRMASVVTVKTEKRPSPDSEDGDTVAKKARKLLPSLKTKRAPELVLVIGTGVSSAVAPQVPALRSWKGLIQALLDAANDFDLLEEEESRRFQKSLQEDKNLVHVAHDLIQKLSPRTGNVRSTFFKDCLYEVFDDLECKMENAGKHLLRSVLQLMESGALVLTTNFDNLLEIYAAHQGTKLESLDLTDEKKVLEWAQEKRRLSVLHIHGVYTNPSGIVLHPAGYQNVLRNTEVMREIQKLYETKSFVFLGCGRTVDDTTFQALFLEAVKHKSDLEHFMLVRREDVGEFKKLRDNMLDKGIKVISYGNEYSDLPEYFERLANEICNREVDRDVVTNGWGSPISQGEESQNGFTTQKNLLQDYHS